The following coding sequences are from one Seonamhaeicola sp. ML3 window:
- a CDS encoding class II aldolase/adducin family protein — protein sequence MSKNLKLIHPRDQITEIISRIYKRGMTTTSGGNISIIDGNGDIWVTPSAVDKGSLRASDIICVKKDGTIVGKHKPSSEFPFHKAIYEARPDIKSVIHAHPPALVSFSIVRQIPNTNIISQAKHICGPIGYAKYRLPGSEDLGDVIADEFKKGYKAVIMENHGTVLGGSDLTDAYDRFEALEFCARTIAYGSQIGTPKYLTDEQIDEFESQATGVLPEMESVEYTSEEVEKRLEICKIVQRSCQQGLMIGSYGTVSMRWNDNDFLITPTDVDRWDLALDDIVQIKDGKREAGKIPSRATWIHQEIYNRNPDVNSIIMTQSPYLMAFGVTGEYLNVRTIPESWIFLQDINFVKYGHHFRKNNNSEIVDNCPTALIIENDSVIITGDKLLQTFDYLEVAEFSAKSIVLGSSLGDMVPINDEQVEDLRKKFLA from the coding sequence ATGTCAAAAAATCTTAAGCTAATTCATCCAAGAGACCAAATCACCGAGATAATTAGCAGAATTTACAAAAGAGGTATGACTACAACCTCTGGTGGAAACATTTCAATCATAGACGGAAATGGCGATATATGGGTTACACCTTCTGCTGTAGATAAGGGCTCTTTGAGAGCGTCCGATATTATATGTGTAAAAAAGGATGGAACCATTGTTGGAAAGCATAAACCGTCGTCAGAGTTTCCATTTCATAAGGCGATTTACGAAGCCAGGCCAGATATTAAATCGGTAATTCATGCACATCCACCAGCATTAGTGTCTTTCAGTATTGTACGACAAATTCCAAACACAAATATTATTTCTCAAGCAAAACACATATGTGGGCCTATTGGCTATGCCAAATATAGACTACCAGGTAGTGAAGATTTGGGCGATGTTATTGCTGATGAGTTTAAAAAAGGTTACAAGGCAGTTATCATGGAAAACCATGGTACTGTTCTAGGAGGAAGCGATTTAACTGATGCATACGATCGTTTTGAAGCATTAGAGTTCTGTGCAAGAACAATTGCATATGGTTCGCAGATAGGAACTCCTAAATACCTTACAGACGAGCAAATCGATGAGTTTGAATCTCAAGCTACTGGAGTATTACCCGAAATGGAGAGCGTAGAATACACTTCTGAGGAAGTTGAGAAACGACTTGAAATTTGTAAAATAGTACAACGTTCTTGTCAACAAGGTTTAATGATTGGGTCTTATGGTACGGTTTCAATGCGCTGGAATGACAACGATTTTTTAATTACACCAACCGATGTAGATCGTTGGGACTTAGCTTTAGATGATATTGTTCAAATAAAAGACGGAAAACGAGAAGCTGGAAAAATACCTAGTAGAGCAACATGGATTCATCAAGAAATATATAATAGAAATCCTGATGTTAACTCCATTATTATGACACAATCACCTTACCTGATGGCATTTGGTGTTACTGGAGAATATTTAAATGTAAGAACCATTCCAGAAAGTTGGATATTTTTACAAGACATAAATTTTGTCAAATACGGACACCATTTCAGAAAAAACAATAATTCTGAAATAGTTGACAATTGTCCAACAGCTTTGATTATTGAAAATGATTCAGTTATCATTACAGGAGATAAGTTGCTGCAAACTTTTGATTATTTAGAAGTGGCAGAATTTAGCGCTAAATCTATTGTTCTTGGTAGTTCTCTGGGCGATATGGTGCCTATAAACGATGAACAAGTAGAAGATTTAAGAAAGAAATTTTTAGCATAA
- a CDS encoding alpha-hydroxy acid oxidase: MAISFDTRYPSIDDLRKKAQKKIPKFAFEYLDGGCNEDVNLIRNTSELREVQLKPNYLRKHHGSSLKTKLFGVEYDAPFGIAPVGLQGLMWPNSPEILAKAAFEHNIPFILSTVTTTSIERASELTEGKAWFQLYHPAEDSLRDDIINRAEAAECPVLVILCDVPTFGFRPRDIRNGLAMPPKMTLSNILQGFTHPHWSLQTLKYGIPSFETLKPYMPKGLDLKQLGKFMDQTFSGRLNEEKIKPIRDMWKGKLVLKGVASEYDTEEAIRLGLDGIIVSNHGGRQLDAGESTVKPLTTIAEKYGDQIEVMMDSGVRSGPDVARAMASGAKFTFMGRSFMYGVSALGKKGGNHTISLLKTELQQVMEQLCCEKTTDFPNHLIK, from the coding sequence ATGGCAATAAGTTTTGATACACGTTATCCTTCAATAGATGACTTAAGGAAAAAAGCTCAAAAAAAGATACCGAAATTTGCATTTGAGTATCTTGACGGTGGCTGTAACGAGGATGTAAATTTAATTCGTAATACCTCTGAATTAAGGGAAGTACAATTAAAGCCTAATTATTTAAGAAAGCACCATGGTTCATCATTAAAAACCAAATTATTTGGTGTAGAATACGATGCACCATTTGGAATTGCTCCAGTAGGTCTTCAAGGTTTAATGTGGCCTAATTCTCCTGAAATATTAGCAAAGGCTGCCTTTGAGCATAATATACCTTTTATACTAAGTACGGTTACTACAACCAGTATAGAACGTGCCAGTGAATTAACAGAGGGTAAGGCTTGGTTTCAATTATATCATCCTGCCGAAGATTCACTTAGAGATGATATCATAAACCGAGCAGAAGCTGCAGAATGCCCAGTATTGGTTATTCTTTGTGATGTGCCAACATTTGGTTTTAGACCAAGGGATATTCGAAATGGACTGGCAATGCCTCCTAAAATGACATTAAGCAATATTTTACAAGGTTTTACACATCCTCATTGGAGTTTGCAAACTTTAAAATATGGTATTCCTAGTTTTGAAACCTTGAAACCATATATGCCAAAGGGCTTAGATTTAAAGCAATTAGGTAAGTTTATGGATCAAACTTTTAGTGGTCGACTTAACGAAGAAAAAATTAAACCAATTCGCGATATGTGGAAAGGTAAATTAGTTCTTAAAGGTGTAGCTTCTGAATACGATACTGAAGAGGCTATTAGATTGGGCCTAGATGGAATAATCGTTTCTAATCACGGAGGTCGTCAATTGGATGCTGGAGAATCTACCGTAAAACCTTTGACAACAATTGCTGAAAAGTACGGAGACCAAATTGAAGTAATGATGGATAGTGGTGTACGTTCTGGTCCAGATGTCGCCAGAGCTATGGCTAGTGGCGCTAAGTTTACCTTTATGGGGCGCTCATTTATGTACGGAGTTTCAGCTTTAGGTAAAAAAGGAGGTAACCATACCATATCATTGTTAAAAACAGAATTACAACAGGTTATGGAACAGTTGTGTTGTGAAAAGACTACCGATTTTCCTAACCATTTGATAAAATAA
- a CDS encoding dienelactone hydrolase family protein: protein MKKLVFILFNVFVLSSFCQTTDVQKTLESINNSFKNTEVKLLKWPKSMQSKLGELKDTAFIAFPKKSKKTKLPLLISLHGGGGKTWTIEEQLNRSSKVKGLHLAELAGKELILLEPNSHGKWNPDTLNTMLDYILETYTEIDRNRIYVMGHSMGGRGTWDWIQKSPERFAAAAPCGFSGISQNENVDKLINLPVFGMVGGSDGKNVSSVKTMASLLKAAGNPNVEYIAFPEANHAQGNKAVFSHVQWIDWMLTFPVH, encoded by the coding sequence ATGAAGAAATTAGTTTTTATCCTATTTAATGTATTTGTCCTATCAAGTTTTTGCCAAACAACTGATGTACAAAAAACTCTTGAAAGTATTAACAACAGTTTTAAAAACACAGAAGTGAAGCTATTAAAATGGCCCAAAAGCATGCAGTCTAAACTGGGCGAATTAAAGGACACTGCTTTTATAGCCTTCCCAAAAAAAAGTAAAAAAACAAAACTCCCGCTTCTTATTTCACTTCATGGAGGAGGTGGAAAAACATGGACTATAGAAGAACAGCTTAATCGCTCTTCTAAGGTAAAAGGGCTTCATCTTGCCGAACTAGCTGGAAAAGAACTCATACTTTTAGAGCCTAATTCTCATGGCAAATGGAATCCTGACACCCTCAATACTATGCTAGACTACATACTTGAGACGTATACTGAAATTGACAGAAATCGTATTTATGTTATGGGCCATAGTATGGGTGGTCGAGGTACATGGGATTGGATACAAAAATCACCAGAACGTTTTGCAGCTGCAGCACCTTGCGGCTTTAGTGGTATTTCACAAAATGAAAATGTAGATAAACTCATTAACCTTCCTGTTTTTGGAATGGTTGGAGGTTCGGATGGTAAAAACGTGAGTTCCGTAAAAACAATGGCTTCACTTTTAAAAGCAGCTGGGAACCCTAATGTAGAGTATATAGCATTTCCAGAAGCTAATCATGCCCAAGGAAACAAAGCGGTATTTAGTCATGTTCAATGGATAGATTGGATGTTAACGTTTCCAGTACATTAA
- a CDS encoding cytosine permease — translation MAENQVDGLTIEDNSGGEFERTPVPASRLKGWKSFLGMYAGEHAAGTEFMIGPLFLAAGASLKDLILGLFIGNILAILTWRYIVAPIAVSNKLTLYYQLEKIAGKHLVKIYNVVNGVLFCFLAGAMITVSASAVGIPFDVSFSVPESVFGLSSTSFSIIVIIVGIVMTIVAAAGYNMVSKFANIAAPWMIVVFAACGISALSQMDVDSWKSLITEWDQGISVVQSINGKVDFGFWKIVIFAWLCNAAMHFGMSDLSIMRFAKDSRAGWGPSIGMFLGHYMAWICASFMLAAQIKLTGDISANPGALAWSVVGWTGIICVIIAGWTTANPTIYRAGLAFQSLFSSKSKAYSGVILAGIVATIAGIFPTLSSKLLDFVGLYGTILGPMGGVIFVNHYLAKKMGFTQDYADEKGSSFNLAVLLAWVIPVGLGLYFIFAKGLFPAYAVIPCWIASSVLYVLIMKLQKS, via the coding sequence ATGGCAGAAAATCAAGTAGATGGATTAACCATTGAAGATAATTCAGGGGGAGAATTCGAAAGAACCCCGGTACCCGCTTCGAGATTAAAAGGTTGGAAATCTTTTTTAGGTATGTATGCAGGAGAACATGCTGCTGGTACTGAATTTATGATTGGTCCTCTGTTCTTAGCTGCAGGAGCCAGTTTAAAGGATTTAATATTAGGGCTGTTTATTGGTAATATCTTAGCTATTCTTACTTGGCGTTATATAGTAGCTCCTATAGCTGTATCCAACAAGCTAACATTGTATTATCAATTAGAAAAAATTGCCGGAAAACATTTGGTAAAGATATATAATGTTGTAAATGGCGTACTTTTCTGTTTCTTAGCAGGAGCGATGATTACGGTTTCTGCGAGTGCTGTAGGAATTCCATTTGATGTGAGTTTTTCTGTTCCTGAAAGTGTTTTTGGTTTAAGTAGTACTTCCTTTTCAATAATAGTTATTATCGTAGGTATAGTAATGACTATTGTAGCAGCAGCTGGTTATAATATGGTATCTAAGTTTGCAAATATTGCGGCGCCTTGGATGATTGTAGTTTTTGCTGCTTGTGGTATATCGGCATTATCGCAAATGGATGTTGATTCATGGAAAAGTTTAATAACAGAGTGGGATCAAGGGATTAGTGTAGTGCAATCTATTAATGGTAAAGTAGATTTTGGTTTTTGGAAAATTGTAATTTTTGCTTGGTTGTGTAATGCGGCTATGCATTTCGGAATGTCAGATTTAAGTATCATGCGTTTTGCCAAGGACAGTCGCGCAGGATGGGGACCTTCCATAGGAATGTTTTTAGGACATTACATGGCATGGATTTGCGCTTCATTTATGTTAGCAGCCCAAATCAAATTAACGGGTGATATTTCTGCTAACCCAGGTGCTCTTGCTTGGAGCGTTGTGGGATGGACTGGTATTATATGTGTGATTATAGCTGGTTGGACAACTGCTAACCCTACTATTTATAGAGCAGGTTTAGCTTTTCAAAGTTTGTTTTCGTCTAAATCTAAAGCATACTCTGGTGTGATTTTAGCAGGTATCGTAGCAACAATAGCTGGAATTTTTCCAACATTGTCAAGTAAATTGCTCGATTTTGTAGGCTTATATGGTACAATATTAGGCCCTATGGGAGGTGTGATATTTGTTAATCACTATCTTGCTAAAAAAATGGGATTCACTCAAGATTATGCCGATGAGAAAGGATCTAGTTTTAATCTAGCTGTTTTATTGGCTTGGGTTATTCCTGTAGGTCTAGGGTTGTATTTTATTTTTGCTAAAGGTTTATTCCCTGCCTATGCGGTGATTCCTTGTTGGATAGCTTCAAGTGTATTGTACGTGCTTATTATGAAACTTCAAAAATCTTAA
- a CDS encoding sugar MFS transporter, protein MSKQEVSNKSNANYLVPILIIGGLFFIFGFVTWVNGALIPYMKVINELTEAQSFLVASASYISFVVMALPASNIISRLGYQKSMSLGLVVMGLGALVFIPAANARTYWMFLTGLFIQGAGMTLLQTASNPYITILGPIESGAKRIAIMGIANKVAGGLGSIIFGAILLTGIDGVSEKLKVLTDIEKESLLNDTASEVVVPYIVMAVVLFILGVLIRKVSLPDVSAEPIVDENNRETTKKSILQFPHLLLGVLVLFVYVGAEVIAGDSIITYGISLGISPDEAKFFTSFTLLAMVATYALGVFLIPKYISQSIALRSSAILGIIFSFCILFTEGFTSIIFVAALGIANALVWPAVWPLALTGLGKFTEKGSALLIMAISGGAIIPPIYGYIVDSSKEKLIQSGLNEATAITESATNGYWVLLPCYIIILFYAFWGYKVGLKRSNH, encoded by the coding sequence ATGTCCAAACAAGAAGTATCCAACAAGTCTAATGCCAATTATCTTGTTCCAATTTTAATAATAGGCGGTTTATTTTTCATTTTCGGTTTTGTTACCTGGGTTAATGGGGCGTTAATTCCATACATGAAAGTTATTAACGAACTCACCGAAGCACAATCCTTTCTAGTGGCATCAGCATCTTATATTTCTTTTGTTGTAATGGCATTGCCAGCCTCGAACATTATATCCCGGTTAGGATATCAAAAAAGTATGTCGTTAGGCTTAGTGGTTATGGGCTTGGGAGCTTTGGTATTTATTCCAGCTGCCAATGCTAGAACTTACTGGATGTTTTTAACAGGACTTTTTATTCAAGGAGCGGGTATGACATTACTTCAAACGGCATCAAACCCTTATATCACCATACTTGGACCTATTGAAAGCGGGGCAAAACGTATAGCTATCATGGGAATAGCTAATAAAGTAGCAGGAGGTTTAGGATCTATTATTTTTGGAGCCATCCTGTTAACGGGTATAGACGGCGTTAGTGAGAAGCTCAAAGTATTAACAGATATAGAAAAGGAATCTTTGTTAAACGATACTGCTAGCGAGGTAGTAGTGCCATACATCGTTATGGCTGTTGTTCTTTTCATTTTAGGAGTGCTTATAAGAAAGGTGTCACTGCCAGACGTTTCAGCAGAACCTATTGTTGATGAAAATAACAGAGAAACAACTAAAAAGAGCATTTTACAATTTCCACATCTACTTTTAGGTGTGCTTGTTTTGTTTGTTTATGTAGGTGCTGAAGTTATTGCAGGAGACTCCATCATTACATATGGTATTTCTTTGGGTATTTCTCCCGATGAAGCCAAGTTCTTTACATCCTTTACGCTATTAGCCATGGTGGCTACATATGCATTGGGAGTCTTTTTAATACCTAAATACATTAGTCAGTCTATAGCCTTAAGGTCTAGTGCTATTTTAGGAATTATTTTTTCGTTTTGTATACTTTTTACAGAAGGGTTTACATCCATCATTTTTGTTGCGGCACTTGGCATAGCTAATGCTTTGGTGTGGCCAGCAGTTTGGCCTTTGGCATTAACCGGGTTGGGCAAGTTTACAGAAAAGGGTTCAGCTTTGTTAATAATGGCTATATCAGGAGGAGCTATTATCCCGCCAATTTATGGCTACATTGTAGACTCAAGCAAAGAGAAACTTATCCAATCAGGTTTAAATGAAGCTACTGCAATAACAGAATCTGCAACAAACGGTTATTGGGTGCTTTTACCCTGTTACATTATTATTCTATTCTATGCTTTTTGGGGCTATAAAGTGGGTTTAAAAAGGTCTAATCACTGA
- a CDS encoding M56 family metallopeptidase, translated as MEYLLKASAIILIFYACYKIFLQRDTFFEWSRAFLLVGLVAAFSVPFIIIPIYIERSPMILDDYMFNNTIPVITQQVYDATLSPLDIITYLYFSGVVFFLVRLLFQLSSLTYLLVKQKKTKQTGFTLVETDSNTNPFSFFRWIVYNPKLFDKNELQQILTHEKVHVNQWHSIDILISQLVSTILWLNPIIWLYNRDLKQNLEFIADKNTQQKVACKKDYQNILLKTSMPTHQLALTNNFYNSLIKKRIVMLQKSKSKRINLFKYLLILPALSWFLMSFNTVEVYIDKPILNNQQLIDNTIEIKIHKDLSNILLKDIETQLVANNITFTYTNLKRNSNNEITSIDTKFEIQNGGHCTFKAVNNNNNPIHSFYFYKNNEAFGVRAEERESQEIEKFIIHNNFTDTRLKTLEKDLNDKGFQFNLKEIGRDAGHFINSIFFTISKNDAEESYRIASAHPLETILIQFNKQENYFNINTVNFIRSLESAKNESDIIKIIMNKNATPEILTEQKKRLKEQYDIDFSFEMYESKRSEGHLMSYSIGKGKNLRKITTSAEETCVILYNPKTNSTIAYSLDKNNNPKYGKVHHLNTISEHRYILTKDISNKSLKVYSKNLLEKGIKVKFEDLERNSKGEITKISITAESEINKISSTWDDNNNPIPQIEVGNDMSGRVIVRTSNLKLPKNKKDKDFSKVSEKPVFKQGGHIINADSIIWKSVRKKVNTKDQTDDKSQDIQNPIFIIDGKEVEKSVYENMYSDQIESITVLKGESATIPFGDRGQNGAVMIKTKSKTSINPRTIKVGRNALSDSTSLNKLRLFSVDEKNKTHTIKMSNEGQKNRIIYYEKTGNITFEGHSIVKINEIDLVFIDSKKSSLRKAKKLSPKNIKSIKVLKGQEAKEKYGIKVKNGVLEITTKK; from the coding sequence ATGGAATACTTGTTAAAAGCCAGTGCTATCATTCTAATTTTCTATGCTTGTTATAAAATTTTTCTACAACGCGACACCTTTTTCGAGTGGAGCAGGGCTTTTTTGCTAGTTGGCCTAGTTGCTGCTTTTTCGGTTCCTTTTATTATTATCCCCATATATATAGAACGTTCTCCAATGATACTCGATGATTATATGTTCAACAACACGATTCCAGTCATTACTCAACAGGTGTATGATGCGACTTTGAGTCCGTTAGATATTATTACCTACCTCTATTTTTCTGGTGTGGTATTTTTTTTAGTTAGGTTATTGTTTCAGTTATCATCTCTAACTTATCTTCTCGTAAAACAGAAAAAAACTAAACAAACTGGATTTACCTTAGTAGAAACAGATTCCAACACCAATCCTTTTTCATTTTTTAGATGGATAGTTTACAACCCTAAATTATTCGACAAAAACGAATTACAACAAATTCTAACACATGAGAAAGTACATGTAAATCAGTGGCATTCAATCGATATTCTCATATCTCAATTGGTAAGCACCATACTCTGGCTCAACCCTATTATATGGTTATATAACAGAGATTTAAAACAAAATTTGGAATTTATAGCCGACAAAAACACACAGCAAAAAGTAGCTTGTAAAAAAGATTATCAAAACATATTGCTCAAAACAAGTATGCCAACTCATCAATTGGCTTTAACCAATAATTTTTATAATTCATTAATCAAAAAACGAATCGTTATGTTACAAAAATCAAAATCGAAAAGAATAAATCTTTTCAAATACTTGTTAATTCTTCCTGCTTTAAGTTGGTTTTTAATGAGTTTTAACACAGTAGAAGTGTACATTGACAAACCTATCTTGAACAATCAACAATTAATTGATAACACAATAGAGATTAAAATACATAAAGATCTCTCTAACATATTATTAAAGGACATTGAAACCCAATTAGTAGCAAACAATATTACATTCACTTATACTAATTTAAAACGGAATAGTAACAATGAAATAACCAGTATTGATACAAAATTTGAAATTCAAAATGGTGGACACTGTACATTTAAGGCTGTAAATAACAATAATAACCCAATACATTCCTTTTATTTTTATAAAAATAACGAAGCATTTGGTGTTAGAGCTGAAGAAAGAGAAAGTCAAGAAATAGAAAAGTTTATTATTCACAATAACTTTACCGATACCCGACTTAAAACTTTAGAAAAGGATTTAAATGACAAAGGATTTCAATTTAATCTAAAAGAGATTGGAAGAGATGCAGGTCATTTTATTAATTCAATATTTTTCACAATTAGTAAAAATGATGCAGAAGAATCTTATAGAATAGCTTCTGCTCATCCCTTAGAGACCATTCTTATCCAATTTAACAAACAAGAAAATTATTTTAATATCAATACCGTAAATTTTATAAGAAGTCTTGAATCTGCTAAAAATGAAAGTGATATTATTAAAATAATAATGAATAAAAATGCTACACCAGAAATCTTGACTGAGCAAAAGAAACGCCTCAAAGAGCAATATGATATTGATTTTTCCTTCGAAATGTACGAATCTAAACGCAGTGAAGGGCATTTAATGTCCTACAGTATAGGTAAAGGAAAAAATTTGAGAAAAATAACAACTTCGGCTGAGGAAACATGTGTGATTTTATACAATCCAAAAACTAATTCAACGATTGCATACTCTTTAGATAAAAACAATAATCCTAAGTATGGTAAAGTACATCATCTAAATACAATAAGTGAGCATCGTTACATATTAACAAAAGACATTTCTAATAAAAGTTTAAAAGTATATTCTAAAAACTTACTAGAAAAAGGCATAAAAGTCAAGTTTGAAGACCTAGAAAGAAACAGTAAAGGAGAAATAACCAAGATTAGTATAACTGCTGAAAGTGAAATAAATAAAATCAGTTCTACTTGGGACGACAATAATAACCCCATTCCACAAATAGAAGTTGGCAACGACATGAGTGGCCGAGTTATTGTTAGAACCTCTAACTTAAAACTTCCTAAAAATAAAAAAGACAAAGACTTCTCTAAAGTCAGCGAAAAACCTGTATTCAAACAAGGTGGACATATTATTAACGCAGATTCCATTATTTGGAAATCAGTACGTAAAAAAGTAAATACCAAAGATCAAACTGATGATAAAAGCCAAGATATTCAAAATCCCATATTTATAATTGACGGAAAGGAAGTTGAGAAGTCTGTATATGAAAATATGTATTCAGACCAAATAGAATCAATTACTGTATTGAAGGGAGAAAGTGCGACTATCCCTTTTGGTGATAGAGGCCAAAATGGTGCTGTAATGATAAAGACAAAATCTAAAACAAGTATAAATCCTAGGACAATCAAAGTAGGTAGAAATGCCTTATCGGACTCTACATCACTCAACAAACTTAGATTATTTTCAGTAGACGAAAAAAACAAAACCCACACTATCAAGATGAGTAATGAGGGGCAAAAAAATAGAATCATTTACTATGAAAAAACTGGAAATATTACTTTTGAAGGTCATTCAATAGTTAAAATAAATGAAATAGATTTAGTATTTATTGATAGTAAAAAATCTTCTTTAAGAAAAGCTAAAAAACTATCTCCTAAAAATATTAAATCAATAAAAGTTCTAAAAGGACAAGAAGCCAAAGAAAAATATGGGATAAAGGTTAAAAATGGCGTATTGGAAATCACCACGAAAAAATAG
- a CDS encoding BlaI/MecI/CopY family transcriptional regulator — MEKLTNKEEEIMHILWKLKKAFVKDVLNEITSDKPHYNTLSTIIRNLVDKGYVGYTAYGKTHQYHPIVTKESYRKGFMNTAISNYFNDSYKNVVSFFAKEEKISVEELKEIIKLIEKNN, encoded by the coding sequence ATGGAAAAACTAACGAACAAGGAGGAAGAAATCATGCACATACTATGGAAGCTCAAAAAAGCTTTTGTTAAAGATGTGCTTAACGAAATTACTTCAGATAAACCTCATTATAACACCCTTTCTACTATTATTAGAAACTTAGTAGACAAAGGTTATGTTGGCTATACAGCTTATGGAAAAACACATCAGTACCACCCTATTGTTACCAAGGAATCCTATAGAAAAGGATTTATGAACACGGCCATAAGCAATTATTTTAACGACTCTTACAAAAACGTAGTTTCGTTTTTTGCCAAAGAAGAAAAAATAAGTGTTGAGGAACTGAAAGAGATTATAAAACTCATAGAAAAAAACAACTAA
- a CDS encoding calcium/sodium antiporter yields MSVLWVVLGFILLVVGGEYLVRSSVALSFKFNISKMVIGMTVVSFATSAPELLVSLNAALSGSPAIAINNVVGSNIANIGLVLGVTAMVGAIAVDRSFYKLNWPVMMLFSIALYFFLKNDKVLSAIEGVTLFFGLLVFLFILIKSAKKDKVIEDVDDTLAKVSNFKIALWLLIGAAALFFGSEWLVKGAEEVALTLGVSKGVIGLSLIAIGTSVPELAASVIAAAKQEKAISLGNLIGSNIFNIASVLGLTSIIKPIPVTEDSILSYDIFWMLGFAFVLFPLIFLPKKMQISRIKGMVLVGAYGLLMFFIFTRG; encoded by the coding sequence ATGAGTGTGCTTTGGGTAGTCCTTGGTTTTATTTTACTGGTTGTTGGAGGTGAATATTTAGTGCGTTCTTCGGTGGCATTGTCTTTTAAATTCAATATTTCTAAAATGGTTATTGGTATGACTGTGGTATCTTTTGCTACTTCGGCACCAGAGCTTTTAGTGAGTTTAAATGCGGCTTTATCGGGGTCACCTGCCATTGCCATTAATAATGTTGTAGGGTCTAATATCGCCAATATTGGCCTTGTTTTGGGCGTTACTGCTATGGTTGGTGCTATTGCTGTAGATAGGTCTTTTTATAAACTTAATTGGCCAGTTATGATGCTCTTCTCTATAGCACTCTATTTCTTTTTGAAGAATGATAAGGTTCTTTCTGCTATAGAAGGAGTTACTTTGTTTTTTGGGTTGCTCGTATTTCTTTTCATTTTAATTAAAAGTGCAAAAAAAGATAAAGTCATCGAAGATGTAGATGATACTTTAGCCAAGGTTTCAAATTTTAAGATAGCATTGTGGTTGTTGATTGGTGCGGCGGCATTATTTTTTGGAAGTGAATGGTTGGTTAAAGGCGCAGAGGAAGTAGCTTTGACTTTAGGTGTAAGTAAGGGTGTAATAGGTTTATCATTAATTGCCATAGGAACAAGTGTTCCAGAATTGGCAGCTTCTGTAATTGCTGCTGCTAAACAGGAGAAAGCTATATCTCTAGGTAATTTAATAGGGTCTAACATTTTTAATATTGCCTCTGTTTTGGGCTTAACATCTATAATTAAACCCATACCTGTAACAGAAGATAGCATTTTGAGTTATGATATTTTCTGGATGCTCGGCTTTGCCTTTGTTTTATTTCCTTTGATTTTTCTACCTAAAAAAATGCAAATAAGTAGAATAAAAGGAATGGTTTTGGTTGGTGCTTATGGACTTCTTATGTTTTTTATTTTTACAAGAGGATAA
- a CDS encoding Crp/Fnr family transcriptional regulator: protein MDNLIALFNTILPISEEEALLIKKHLRFNRYLKRNCFNEAGKVCNKLGFVESGIFKVSSYKDTGDEYIKYFVTKGHFLIDLNSFFYNTPSSENIQALTESEVFTLTRTSFEILEKEVSNFSEIINELKQRALLEKFSIKNEMLVDDALTKYKKFISRYPNVAQSISQKHIALHLGISEYTLSRIRAKKQFLAK from the coding sequence ATGGATAATTTAATAGCGCTTTTTAATACTATTTTGCCTATCTCTGAAGAGGAAGCGCTTTTGATAAAAAAGCATTTAAGGTTCAATAGGTATTTAAAGAGAAATTGTTTTAACGAAGCGGGTAAAGTATGTAACAAACTTGGTTTTGTTGAAAGTGGAATATTCAAAGTTTCAAGTTACAAAGACACTGGTGACGAATACATCAAATATTTTGTTACTAAAGGCCATTTCTTAATTGATTTAAATAGTTTTTTCTACAATACTCCCTCTTCTGAAAACATTCAGGCTTTAACAGAAAGTGAGGTTTTTACATTGACTCGCACATCATTTGAAATACTAGAAAAAGAGGTTTCGAATTTTTCAGAAATAATCAATGAATTAAAACAACGCGCGCTTTTAGAAAAGTTTTCTATAAAGAATGAAATGCTTGTCGACGATGCATTGACTAAATATAAAAAATTCATTAGTAGATATCCAAACGTGGCTCAGAGTATCTCCCAAAAGCATATAGCACTTCACCTTGGCATATCTGAATATACTTTAAGTAGAATTAGAGCCAAAAAACAATTTCTTGCCAAATAG